Proteins encoded in a region of the Streptomyces sp. NBC_01298 genome:
- a CDS encoding dienelactone hydrolase family protein, giving the protein MHFTSTQRLDDGVLEREFTLGEIPGILWTPASAAASPSTPAPLILLGHPPLGLRRMYPRLVDRARRSAADGFATATIELPGSGDRPRRPAIERARADLRRAMEAGEPVGDEIVDALVLPLVDEAVPEWRAALDALLSLPEIGGPVGYSGGVISIGIRLAVVEPRIVAAGLFAGSLVPRAMFEEARQVTVPLHVLLQWDDEGNDRQAALDLFDAFGSEEKSLHANMGGHTGVPQFAGDAVARFFTRHLK; this is encoded by the coding sequence ATGCATTTCACTTCCACGCAGCGCCTCGACGACGGCGTCCTCGAACGCGAGTTCACCCTCGGGGAGATCCCCGGCATCCTGTGGACACCCGCGTCGGCGGCCGCGTCCCCCTCCACCCCGGCGCCGCTGATCCTGCTCGGCCACCCTCCCCTGGGGCTGCGCAGGATGTACCCCCGGCTGGTGGACCGGGCCCGGCGTTCCGCGGCGGACGGCTTCGCCACCGCCACCATCGAGCTTCCCGGAAGCGGCGACCGGCCCCGCCGGCCCGCCATCGAGCGGGCCCGCGCCGACCTGCGCCGGGCGATGGAAGCCGGCGAGCCGGTCGGCGACGAGATCGTCGACGCCCTCGTCCTCCCCCTGGTCGACGAGGCGGTCCCGGAATGGCGGGCCGCCCTGGACGCCCTCCTGTCGCTGCCCGAGATCGGCGGCCCCGTCGGGTACTCGGGAGGAGTGATCTCCATCGGCATCCGGTTGGCGGTGGTCGAGCCGCGCATCGTGGCCGCCGGTCTCTTCGCCGGAAGCCTCGTGCCTCGCGCCATGTTCGAGGAGGCCCGGCAGGTCACCGTTCCGCTGCACGTCCTGCTGCAGTGGGACGACGAGGGGAACGACCGGCAGGCGGCCCTGGACCTGTTCGACGCCTTCGGCTCCGAGGAGAAGTCCTTGCACGCCAACATGGGTGGACACACCGGCGTCCCGCAGTTCGCGGGGGACGCCGTGGCCCGGTTCTTCACCCGGCACCTGAAGTGA
- a CDS encoding TolB family protein, with the protein MTVPLTLGAAADAGAAGDRSIVFARYTATAPTEDLYAISPGGGTSVKLTHTPTVSDVMPSWSPDGKRVAFLRYGSGGAIDGIWTMTAAGGDLKAVPGTKGASDPAWSPDGKRIAYAKPVGSQREIYVASVAGTSATRLTHTAADDLHPTWSPDGKYLAFNRADASGHSRVMRIRLSTLTETAVTGASSHDWTPDWSAAGRIAFSRRDSSGFARLYLVRPDGTGVHRITAARFNDKNPSWSPDGSRLVFTRGGGDDADPEHLYLVNSDGTALTRLTKTASHDLEADWRP; encoded by the coding sequence ATGACGGTACCGCTGACCCTCGGGGCGGCCGCGGACGCGGGTGCGGCGGGCGACCGCTCGATCGTCTTCGCCCGCTACACGGCGACGGCGCCCACGGAAGACCTGTACGCGATCTCCCCGGGCGGCGGCACCTCCGTCAAGCTCACCCACACCCCGACCGTCAGCGACGTGATGCCGAGTTGGTCCCCGGACGGCAAGCGCGTGGCCTTCCTCCGCTACGGATCAGGTGGAGCCATCGACGGCATATGGACGATGACGGCCGCGGGCGGCGACCTGAAGGCCGTCCCCGGCACCAAGGGCGCCTCCGATCCGGCGTGGTCCCCGGACGGCAAGCGGATCGCGTACGCCAAGCCGGTCGGTTCCCAGCGCGAGATCTACGTGGCGTCGGTCGCGGGCACGTCCGCCACCCGGCTCACCCACACCGCGGCGGACGACCTCCACCCGACGTGGTCCCCGGACGGGAAGTACCTGGCGTTCAACCGCGCGGACGCGAGCGGCCACAGCAGGGTGATGCGGATCCGGCTGTCCACCCTGACCGAGACCGCGGTCACGGGTGCGAGCTCCCACGACTGGACGCCCGACTGGTCGGCGGCCGGCCGGATCGCCTTCAGCCGTCGGGACTCCTCCGGCTTCGCGCGCCTCTACCTCGTCCGCCCCGACGGCACCGGAGTCCACCGCATCACCGCGGCCCGTTTCAACGACAAGAACCCGTCCTGGTCCCCGGACGGCAGCCGGCTGGTCTTCACCAGGGGCGGAGGGGACGACGCGGATCCCGAACACCTCTACCTGGTGAACTCGGACGGCACCGCACTCACCCGGCTGACCAAGACCGCCTCCCATGACCTGGAGGCCGACTGGCGTCCGTAA
- a CDS encoding M9 family metallopeptidase — MHPFRISKANTRRLPALGAAAFLALGLLAPQSQAASAGATTPAAAHARKATAQAPRSIPVPKSPDAMSNGARFRISSQDSTEESAAAAPTVKPVQPAKSGKDRAQSSAAAGDECGDLSGVINATGGALVQQLKALPRISCTYPLFSLTGENARRAFNEAQMVTVANALRDASATYSGSNSAAVGQLVLFLRAGYYVQDNNGDVVGPYGTALDGAARGALDAFFASPRSKDVTDANGEIFNEVVTLIDSTHEAGRYAGVVKWMLGSYDGTWPGQMNLAMQHVEWVVENGFKAKNDDRGWRAALKADPAILNTWAGFITRNSAQLNRLDVVSNVGRFLGYALDVPELKERVRPLLKDLINRYPNVGPTAPITMNLGWYTRQYDRNNCATYAICDLGARVLPAILPIQHTCTPGLKIRAQDMSPGQLEGTCTSLVNQDAYFHRVIGDKGAIPGDVNTSLEVVVFDDYTNYSLYAWAIYDIDVDNGGMYEEGNPAVAGNQARFIAHEAHWLRPEFQIWNLNHEYTHYLDGRYNMAGDFEASLTTPTIWWVEGIAENISYGYRGERNADAIAEAGKRTYKLSELFDTVYGQDADPEVNSNRVYRWGWLAVRYMLQAHPADVQTVLGKYRAGDWNGARAVLKQTIGTSYDAGFATWLTTACATGDCGPLPEAPSTPLCTISDPRQFDGNCRRDNLAANTGNYSYHFVYLPAGVKQLTITSAGGSGNADLYYGGGSWATTSGYLAKSTNAGNAETLTVDNPPSGWVYFSLAAAQDFSGVSVSTQSK; from the coding sequence ATGCATCCCTTCCGGATATCGAAGGCCAATACGCGCAGACTTCCCGCGCTGGGCGCAGCCGCCTTCCTTGCGCTCGGCCTGCTCGCGCCGCAGAGCCAGGCCGCCTCCGCCGGCGCCACGACCCCGGCCGCCGCGCACGCACGTAAAGCCACGGCCCAGGCACCCCGGTCGATCCCGGTCCCCAAGTCGCCCGACGCGATGAGCAACGGCGCCCGGTTCCGGATCTCCTCGCAGGACAGCACCGAGGAGTCCGCCGCCGCCGCCCCGACCGTGAAGCCCGTACAGCCGGCCAAGTCCGGCAAGGACCGCGCGCAGTCCTCGGCCGCCGCCGGCGACGAGTGCGGCGACCTCTCCGGCGTGATCAACGCGACCGGCGGCGCCCTGGTCCAGCAACTCAAGGCGCTCCCCCGGATCTCCTGTACGTACCCGCTGTTCAGCCTCACCGGAGAGAACGCCCGCAGAGCCTTCAACGAAGCCCAGATGGTGACCGTCGCCAACGCGCTGCGCGACGCCTCCGCCACCTACTCGGGCAGCAACAGCGCGGCCGTCGGGCAGCTGGTGCTGTTCCTGCGGGCCGGCTACTACGTGCAGGACAACAACGGGGACGTCGTCGGCCCCTACGGCACGGCGCTCGACGGTGCCGCGCGCGGCGCGCTGGACGCCTTCTTCGCCTCCCCGCGCAGCAAGGACGTCACGGACGCCAACGGTGAGATCTTCAACGAGGTCGTCACCCTGATCGACAGCACCCACGAGGCCGGCCGCTACGCCGGCGTCGTCAAGTGGATGCTCGGCAGCTACGACGGCACGTGGCCCGGCCAGATGAACCTGGCGATGCAGCACGTCGAGTGGGTCGTCGAGAACGGCTTCAAGGCGAAGAACGACGACCGCGGCTGGCGGGCCGCCCTCAAGGCCGACCCCGCCATCCTGAACACCTGGGCCGGATTCATCACGCGCAACAGCGCGCAGCTCAACCGCCTGGACGTGGTCAGCAACGTCGGCCGCTTCCTCGGATACGCCCTGGACGTCCCCGAGCTCAAGGAGCGGGTCCGTCCGCTGCTGAAGGACCTGATCAACCGCTACCCGAACGTCGGCCCCACCGCGCCGATCACCATGAACCTGGGCTGGTACACGCGCCAGTACGACAGGAACAACTGCGCGACCTACGCCATCTGCGACCTGGGCGCACGCGTGCTCCCGGCCATCCTGCCGATCCAGCACACGTGCACCCCGGGCCTGAAGATCCGCGCCCAGGACATGTCCCCCGGGCAGCTCGAGGGCACTTGCACCAGCCTGGTCAACCAGGACGCCTACTTCCACCGGGTCATCGGCGACAAGGGCGCGATCCCCGGCGACGTGAACACCAGCCTCGAGGTCGTCGTCTTCGACGACTACACCAACTACTCGCTGTACGCCTGGGCCATCTACGACATCGACGTCGACAACGGAGGGATGTACGAGGAGGGCAACCCGGCCGTCGCCGGCAACCAGGCCCGCTTCATCGCCCACGAGGCGCACTGGCTACGCCCGGAGTTCCAGATCTGGAACCTCAACCACGAGTACACCCACTACCTCGACGGCCGCTACAACATGGCCGGCGATTTCGAGGCCAGCCTGACCACGCCGACCATCTGGTGGGTCGAGGGCATCGCCGAGAACATCTCGTACGGCTACCGGGGCGAGCGCAACGCCGACGCGATCGCCGAGGCCGGCAAGCGGACCTACAAGCTCAGCGAGCTCTTCGACACCGTCTACGGCCAGGACGCGGACCCCGAGGTCAACTCGAACCGGGTCTACCGCTGGGGCTGGCTCGCGGTCCGCTACATGCTCCAGGCCCACCCCGCCGACGTGCAGACCGTGCTGGGCAAGTACCGCGCCGGTGACTGGAACGGTGCTCGCGCCGTCCTGAAGCAGACCATCGGCACCAGCTACGACGCCGGCTTCGCCACCTGGCTGACGACCGCCTGCGCGACCGGTGACTGCGGTCCCCTGCCGGAGGCGCCGTCCACCCCGCTGTGCACCATCAGCGACCCCCGCCAGTTCGACGGGAACTGCCGCCGGGACAACCTCGCCGCCAACACCGGGAACTACAGCTACCACTTCGTGTACCTGCCGGCCGGCGTCAAGCAGCTGACCATCACCAGCGCCGGCGGCTCCGGCAACGCCGACCTGTACTACGGCGGCGGCAGCTGGGCCACCACGAGCGGCTACCTGGCGAAGTCCACCAACGCCGGCAACGCCGAGACCCTGACGGTGGACAACCCGCCTTCCGGGTGGGTGTACTTCAGCCTCGCCGCCGCGCAGGACTTCAGCGGGGTGAGCGTCTCCACGCAGTCCAAGTAG
- a CDS encoding helix-turn-helix transcriptional regulator — translation MEDIDVIAALQDPVRRRLYEYVVAQDREVGRNEAAEAAGVTRTLAAHHLDKLTEVGLLDSGSRRLTGRSGPGAGRPAKVYTRTRAEWGVSLPARDYRTAAELLAEAAEEAGLDAGLCAAARRRGEELRGSAAPCGGLEEAVEMLTARGYEPHLEAAQGPGGATGATGAGDPADRIIRMRNCPFHAVAERFPPLVCGMNLALMEGMLGADGPVRARMDARPGQCCVVLEVSKNNEH, via the coding sequence GTGGAGGACATCGATGTGATCGCGGCGTTGCAGGACCCCGTCCGGCGCCGCCTGTACGAGTACGTGGTGGCGCAGGACCGCGAGGTGGGCCGCAACGAGGCCGCGGAGGCGGCCGGGGTGACGAGGACGCTGGCCGCGCACCATCTGGACAAGCTGACCGAGGTCGGCCTCCTGGATAGCGGCAGCCGGCGCCTCACGGGTCGCTCGGGCCCGGGCGCCGGCCGTCCGGCCAAGGTGTACACGCGGACGCGGGCGGAGTGGGGGGTGTCGTTGCCCGCCCGGGACTACCGCACCGCCGCCGAACTGCTCGCCGAGGCCGCCGAGGAGGCGGGTCTCGACGCCGGCCTCTGCGCCGCCGCGCGCCGCCGGGGAGAGGAACTGCGCGGCTCGGCGGCGCCCTGCGGGGGCCTCGAAGAGGCCGTGGAGATGCTGACCGCCCGTGGCTACGAACCTCATCTGGAGGCTGCTCAGGGGCCGGGCGGCGCCACCGGCGCCACCGGTGCCGGCGATCCGGCCGACCGGATCATCCGCATGCGCAACTGCCCCTTCCATGCCGTCGCCGAACGATTCCCGCCGCTGGTCTGCGGCATGAACCTCGCCTTGATGGAGGGGATGCTCGGCGCGGACGGTCCCGTCCGCGCCCGTATGGACGCCCGCCCCGGGCAATGCTGTGTGGTGCTGGAAGTTTCTAAAAACAATGAACATTGA
- a CDS encoding DUF3291 domain-containing protein — protein MTASQHPAVSPLPQAHRLAQLNVSTLLHPLDDPRLAPFVEMLDSVNAAADGAPGFVWRLVGEGDADATALRPAGEDVIVNLTVWESQEALWDFAYRSGHLEAMRRRREWFERHVEAHLVLWWIPAGHIPTVEEALERLSDLRTHGPSPRAFTFASSYDAPAAAAQAPAPAGQAGGSR, from the coding sequence ATGACCGCATCCCAGCACCCGGCCGTGTCCCCTCTCCCGCAGGCTCACCGTCTCGCCCAACTCAACGTCTCCACGCTCCTCCACCCCCTCGACGACCCGCGCCTGGCGCCGTTCGTCGAGATGCTCGACTCGGTCAACGCCGCTGCCGACGGTGCGCCCGGCTTCGTGTGGAGGCTGGTGGGGGAGGGGGACGCCGACGCCACCGCCCTGCGCCCCGCCGGGGAGGACGTCATCGTCAACCTGACGGTGTGGGAGTCCCAGGAAGCCCTGTGGGACTTCGCCTACCGCAGCGGGCACCTGGAAGCGATGCGCCGGCGCCGCGAATGGTTCGAGCGGCACGTGGAGGCGCACCTGGTCCTCTGGTGGATCCCCGCCGGACACATCCCGACCGTCGAGGAGGCCCTGGAGCGGCTCTCGGACCTGCGGACCCACGGGCCGTCCCCGCGCGCCTTCACCTTCGCCTCCTCCTACGACGCCCCCGCGGCGGCCGCCCAAGCTCCGGCCCCGGCCGGGCAGGCGGGCGGGTCGCGGTGA
- a CDS encoding LLM class F420-dependent oxidoreductase codes for MTVGVTLHATGPGNQIDATVRLAEQAARAGLRSAWFGQTFGADSPQLAAIVGREVPGLQVGTSAIPVFGRHPLIVSSQAQTAQAATHGRYHLGLALGTKLLTEAGFGLPFERPVARLREFLTALRQLTETGTADFHGELLTATTPIPGRVPGADPPVPLLVAAMGPQALRVTGELADGVLPYLAGPRALAEHIVPAVTAAAEAAGRPAPRIVALVHGVVTDDVESVREKATEQLAFYEQIPSYARIVELSGGRRASDVAVIGDEKTVAAEVRRYRDAGATEVVFSGTDLAGDADRLRTWALLGDLAN; via the coding sequence ATGACTGTCGGAGTAACTCTTCACGCGACCGGCCCCGGGAACCAGATCGACGCCACGGTGCGTCTCGCCGAACAGGCCGCGCGGGCGGGCCTGCGCTCGGCCTGGTTCGGGCAGACCTTCGGGGCCGACTCCCCGCAGCTCGCCGCCATCGTCGGGCGGGAGGTACCGGGACTGCAGGTCGGCACGTCCGCCATTCCCGTCTTCGGCCGCCACCCGCTGATCGTCTCCAGCCAGGCCCAGACGGCCCAGGCGGCCACGCACGGCCGCTACCACCTGGGACTCGCCCTCGGTACGAAGCTGCTGACCGAAGCCGGCTTCGGCCTCCCCTTCGAACGTCCCGTCGCCCGCCTGCGGGAATTCCTCACGGCCCTGCGCCAACTCACCGAGACCGGCACCGCGGACTTCCACGGCGAACTGCTCACCGCCACCACGCCGATTCCGGGGCGCGTACCGGGAGCCGATCCCCCGGTGCCGCTCCTCGTTGCCGCGATGGGCCCCCAGGCCCTCCGCGTCACCGGCGAGCTGGCCGACGGCGTACTGCCCTACCTCGCCGGGCCGCGCGCCCTGGCCGAGCACATCGTCCCGGCCGTCACCGCGGCGGCCGAGGCCGCGGGACGGCCCGCACCCCGCATCGTGGCCCTCGTCCACGGCGTGGTCACCGACGACGTGGAGTCCGTGCGCGAGAAGGCGACCGAACAGCTCGCCTTCTACGAACAGATCCCCTCCTACGCCAGGATCGTCGAACTCTCCGGCGGCCGACGGGCGTCCGATGTGGCCGTCATCGGTGACGAGAAGACGGTGGCCGCCGAGGTCCGGCGCTACCGCGACGCCGGGGCGACGGAAGTGGTGTTCTCGGGAACCGACCTCGCCGGCGATGCCGACCGGCTGCGCACCTGGGCCCTCCTGGGGGACCTCGCGAACTGA
- a CDS encoding SRPBCC family protein, with translation MPRTLTVSDSIVVRARPAEVYRRVSDPARMGEWSPENLGANVHGGSREPGVGMVFDGRNKRGAFRWTTRCTVTALEQDRLFRFRVHAIGVRRPRLSGPIATWEYRFEAVPEGTLVTETWTDDRRSWPDFVANAFDRVATRGSVFADFQRRNIATTLRNLKKALETG, from the coding sequence ATGCCTCGTACGCTGACGGTGTCCGACAGCATCGTCGTCCGTGCCCGTCCCGCCGAGGTCTACCGGCGCGTGTCCGATCCCGCACGGATGGGGGAGTGGAGCCCGGAGAACCTCGGTGCCAACGTGCACGGCGGCAGCCGCGAACCCGGCGTCGGGATGGTCTTCGACGGCCGCAACAAACGCGGCGCCTTCCGCTGGACCACCCGGTGCACCGTGACGGCGCTCGAGCAGGACAGGCTCTTCCGGTTCCGGGTGCATGCCATCGGTGTCAGGCGGCCGCGGCTGTCGGGTCCCATCGCCACCTGGGAGTACCGCTTCGAGGCCGTACCGGAGGGGACCCTGGTCACCGAGACGTGGACCGACGACCGCCGGTCGTGGCCGGACTTCGTGGCGAACGCCTTCGACCGGGTCGCGACGCGCGGAAGCGTCTTCGCGGACTTCCAGCGCCGCAATATCGCCACGACCCTGCGCAACCTCAAGAAGGCCCTGGAAACCGGCTGA
- a CDS encoding response regulator transcription factor, whose amino-acid sequence MSEPTEERRRLRVIVADDQAAVREPLAAVLGLAEDIDVVAAAADGTEVLAAVAAGPVDVVLMDLRMPVMDGIETTRRLSEQYPQVAVVVLTTFADDDSILGALGAGARGYLTKNAGRKDITRAIRAAAAGQSVLDREVQDRLLATVRNTATGTSATATNGTSGPVPGSALPEDLTRREREVLALIGQGLPNRAIAEKLFISEATVKTHINNLFAKAAIPDRAAAVRRAIEAGLV is encoded by the coding sequence ATGAGCGAACCGACCGAGGAGCGTCGCAGGTTGAGGGTGATCGTCGCCGACGACCAGGCCGCCGTCCGGGAGCCGCTCGCCGCGGTACTGGGCCTGGCCGAGGACATCGACGTCGTGGCGGCCGCCGCTGACGGGACGGAGGTGCTGGCGGCCGTGGCCGCCGGGCCGGTGGACGTCGTACTGATGGACCTGAGGATGCCCGTCATGGACGGGATCGAGACGACCCGCCGACTGTCCGAGCAGTACCCGCAGGTGGCGGTGGTCGTGCTCACCACCTTCGCCGACGACGACTCGATCCTGGGCGCGCTGGGCGCGGGGGCCCGCGGGTACCTGACGAAGAACGCGGGACGCAAGGACATCACCCGCGCCATCCGGGCCGCCGCCGCGGGTCAGTCCGTACTCGACCGCGAGGTACAGGACCGACTGCTCGCCACCGTCAGGAACACGGCCACGGGCACGAGCGCGACGGCCACGAATGGCACGAGTGGCCCCGTGCCCGGATCCGCCCTGCCCGAGGACCTCACGCGCCGCGAACGCGAGGTCCTCGCGCTGATCGGCCAGGGCCTGCCCAACCGGGCGATCGCCGAGAAGCTCTTCATCAGCGAGGCCACCGTGAAGACCCACATCAACAACCTGTTCGCCAAGGCCGCCATCCCGGACCGGGCGGCCGCCGTCCGGCGGGCCATCGAAGCGGGCCTGGTCTGA
- a CDS encoding sensor histidine kinase has translation MPPTKTPPPPGTAPSPEARARPVPGQDPRVQWALTLAVVAVGAVTIRPMGLSGQGLAVAVLFVINAAALLARGLPENAATRRFAPVWLTGGVVAAAALIGVSSSGTGYLFAFFLTGHIGHRLETRWALTLAGFCSALCAGVIYFDLGPGHQQLPWILGLATGAPVLIGILNRSQRQAVRAAIAASESAERAARAEARTAVLSERGRIARDVHDVLAHSLAGINMQLELTDALIDTGDLEKVREANAKAHALVKESLKQAQWTVHALREDALPLVESLTAMVASAGRHAGLTVTGTTRELPARVTQNLLRIAQEALTNAARHAPGGAVGVDLGFAAASTTLRIHNGPGTRPGNAGPGSGMGLIGMRERVALLNGTVTAGPVTEGPDRGGWHVEAVIPG, from the coding sequence ATGCCCCCGACGAAGACCCCTCCGCCTCCGGGAACGGCACCGTCCCCGGAGGCGCGGGCGCGTCCGGTTCCCGGGCAGGACCCCAGGGTCCAGTGGGCCCTGACCCTGGCGGTCGTCGCCGTCGGAGCCGTGACGATCCGGCCCATGGGCCTCAGCGGCCAGGGGCTGGCCGTCGCCGTTCTCTTCGTGATCAACGCGGCCGCCCTGCTGGCCCGGGGCCTGCCCGAGAACGCGGCGACCCGGCGGTTCGCCCCCGTGTGGCTGACCGGCGGTGTCGTCGCCGCAGCCGCGCTGATCGGCGTCAGCAGCAGCGGGACGGGGTACCTCTTCGCGTTCTTCCTGACCGGTCACATCGGGCACCGGCTGGAGACCAGGTGGGCCCTGACGCTCGCGGGATTCTGCAGCGCGCTCTGCGCCGGCGTCATCTACTTCGATCTCGGGCCGGGGCACCAGCAGTTGCCGTGGATCCTCGGCCTGGCCACCGGCGCTCCGGTCCTGATCGGCATCCTCAACCGCAGCCAGCGCCAGGCGGTGCGGGCCGCGATCGCGGCGTCCGAGTCCGCCGAACGCGCCGCCCGGGCCGAGGCGCGGACGGCCGTGCTGAGCGAACGCGGCCGGATCGCCAGGGACGTGCACGACGTACTGGCGCACTCGCTGGCCGGGATCAACATGCAGCTGGAACTGACCGACGCCTTGATCGACACCGGTGACCTGGAGAAGGTACGGGAAGCCAATGCCAAGGCCCACGCCCTGGTCAAAGAGAGCCTGAAGCAAGCGCAGTGGACCGTACACGCGCTGCGTGAGGACGCGTTGCCGCTCGTGGAGAGCTTGACGGCGATGGTCGCATCCGCGGGCCGCCACGCCGGGCTCACCGTGACCGGTACGACGCGCGAGCTCCCCGCCCGAGTGACCCAGAACCTCCTGCGGATCGCCCAGGAGGCGCTGACCAACGCGGCCCGGCACGCGCCGGGGGGCGCCGTCGGCGTGGACCTGGGGTTCGCTGCCGCATCGACGACACTGAGGATCCACAACGGCCCCGGCACGCGCCCGGGGAACGCGGGGCCCGGAAGCGGGATGGGCCTCATCGGCATGCGCGAACGCGTCGCCCTACTGAACGGAACCGTCACCGCCGGCCCGGTCACCGAAGGGCCGGACCGGGGCGGATGGCACGTGGAGGCAGTGATCCCGGGATGA
- a CDS encoding Rieske 2Fe-2S domain-containing protein, with product MDQAPDTTAPIAVGARPRPRPQPHPAADADRGLSRYALLPLRLFLGATFLYAGLDKLADPHYLGGLTDPASMAAQAHALAAHSPIGALLDRAAAAPVPSGPAMAFGELAVGFGTLLGLWGRTAALAGAVLNLTLWLSVSWGVHPYYLGNDLIYLVAWLPLMVVGTPHLSLDALLARPSHRLRPAAATAGPRLHPRRHVLLDGVIATLAVAGATLLTGAAAARSRPRTGTGAGRADAAAPPASAKPSVPGFAAASVPVGGALRVSAPGSGDPVYVQQPKAGTYTALSGLCTHSGCTVNPPKDGRFLCPCHNSSFDAATGAVLQGPATRALARFGITRTGDQLHLAPNADS from the coding sequence ATGGACCAAGCGCCCGACACGACCGCTCCCATAGCCGTCGGAGCTCGCCCCCGCCCCCGCCCCCAACCCCACCCCGCCGCCGACGCCGATCGCGGCCTCAGCCGGTACGCGCTGCTGCCGCTACGCCTCTTCCTGGGTGCCACCTTCCTCTACGCCGGTCTGGACAAGCTGGCCGATCCGCACTACCTGGGCGGCCTCACCGACCCCGCGTCCATGGCCGCACAGGCCCACGCGCTGGCGGCACACAGCCCGATCGGCGCCCTGCTGGACCGGGCCGCCGCCGCGCCCGTGCCCAGCGGACCGGCCATGGCCTTCGGCGAGCTCGCGGTGGGCTTCGGCACCCTGCTGGGCCTGTGGGGAAGGACCGCCGCACTCGCCGGGGCGGTCCTCAACCTGACCCTGTGGCTGAGCGTCAGCTGGGGCGTCCACCCGTACTACCTGGGCAACGACCTGATCTACCTGGTGGCCTGGCTGCCGCTGATGGTCGTAGGGACGCCCCACCTCTCCCTGGACGCCCTTCTGGCCCGACCGTCCCACCGGCTCCGCCCGGCCGCCGCCACCGCAGGCCCCCGCCTCCACCCGCGCCGTCACGTCCTGCTGGACGGAGTCATCGCCACCCTGGCCGTCGCCGGAGCGACCCTGCTGACCGGAGCGGCCGCAGCCCGCAGCCGCCCGCGCACCGGGACCGGGGCCGGGCGGGCCGATGCCGCCGCGCCCCCGGCTTCCGCCAAGCCCTCGGTCCCCGGGTTCGCCGCCGCCTCGGTTCCGGTGGGCGGAGCGCTACGGGTCTCCGCCCCGGGGAGCGGCGACCCGGTCTATGTCCAGCAGCCGAAGGCCGGGACGTACACCGCCCTGTCCGGGCTCTGCACCCACTCGGGCTGCACCGTGAACCCGCCCAAGGACGGCCGCTTCCTCTGCCCCTGCCACAACTCCTCCTTCGACGCCGCCACCGGCGCCGTCCTGCAGGGCCCGGCCACCCGGGCCCTGGCCCGGTTCGGCATCACCCGCACCGGCGACCAGTTGCACCTGGCACCGAACGCGGACTCCTGA
- a CDS encoding DUF3291 domain-containing protein, translated as MADPAALTRELYATGEVVYREIGERPGYLARAEPADGDRDVLFEADWGAWGEFAVPTWYGKGRTVETTALATTLSLWTDLHSAFDAVCTGPHRAALNRRHDWFERTEHPNYVCWWVTEGVIPTWRAGVSRLDHLREHGPVPHAFTFQHSFDPEGTPARTQGIGPKEDRFGGADR; from the coding sequence CTGGCCGATCCCGCTGCCCTCACCCGCGAGCTGTACGCCACCGGTGAGGTCGTCTACCGGGAGATCGGTGAGCGCCCCGGATACCTCGCGCGTGCCGAACCGGCGGACGGTGACCGGGACGTGCTCTTCGAAGCGGACTGGGGTGCATGGGGAGAGTTCGCCGTACCGACCTGGTACGGCAAGGGCCGGACGGTGGAAACCACCGCCCTGGCCACGACGCTCTCGCTCTGGACCGACCTGCACTCCGCCTTCGACGCCGTCTGCACGGGCCCGCACCGTGCGGCGCTGAACAGGCGCCACGACTGGTTCGAGAGGACCGAGCACCCGAACTACGTGTGCTGGTGGGTCACCGAGGGCGTGATACCCACCTGGCGGGCCGGGGTTTCGAGGCTGGACCACCTCCGCGAGCACGGCCCCGTGCCGCACGCCTTCACCTTCCAGCACTCGTTCGACCCGGAGGGAACTCCGGCCAGGACCCAGGGCATCGGGCCGAAGGAAGACCGGTTTGGCGGAGCCGACCGCTAG